Proteins encoded by one window of Paraburkholderia sprentiae WSM5005:
- a CDS encoding WD40/YVTN/BNR-like repeat-containing protein, translating into MRNTLFGWLALVAAACAASAPAYAEFADPMHAPAVINPHAAHEPLMALAQAGQRLVAVGPRGAILVSDDGAMHWRQVPVPVSSDLVAVTFKSAALGWAVGHDGEVLHTTDGGNTWTRQLDGQQAAKLMSEYYAKQPGDSPDLKASREEAERFEADHGGRPFLDVWFDDERSGWVIGSFNIIFHTDDGGKSWVPWFDRVDNPNALNLHAMRRINGTLYIAGEQGLLLKLDPGKQRFVAVPTPSKGSLFGLASTRNAMIVYGLLGNAYRSTDSGATWDKITLPTGASILASAELPDGHLILATQAGELLESVDQGATFHALGASQPGGIFAMALRGDTAVLAGAAGLSRIALSKSH; encoded by the coding sequence ATGCGCAATACCCTGTTTGGTTGGCTGGCACTCGTCGCGGCGGCATGCGCCGCGAGCGCGCCGGCCTATGCCGAATTCGCCGACCCGATGCACGCGCCCGCGGTCATCAACCCGCATGCCGCGCATGAACCGCTCATGGCGCTGGCGCAGGCCGGACAGCGCCTGGTCGCGGTAGGTCCGCGCGGTGCAATTCTCGTTTCGGACGACGGCGCCATGCACTGGCGCCAGGTCCCGGTGCCGGTGAGTTCCGATCTGGTGGCCGTTACGTTCAAGTCGGCCGCGCTGGGGTGGGCGGTCGGACACGACGGCGAGGTACTCCATACCACCGACGGCGGCAATACCTGGACGCGACAGCTCGACGGCCAGCAGGCGGCCAAACTGATGAGCGAGTACTACGCGAAGCAACCGGGCGACTCGCCGGACCTCAAGGCATCGCGCGAAGAGGCCGAGCGCTTCGAAGCAGACCACGGCGGCCGTCCGTTTCTCGACGTCTGGTTCGACGACGAGCGTTCCGGCTGGGTCATCGGTTCGTTCAACATCATTTTTCACACCGACGACGGTGGCAAGAGCTGGGTGCCCTGGTTCGATCGCGTGGACAATCCCAATGCGTTGAACCTGCATGCGATGCGGCGTATCAACGGCACGCTTTATATCGCGGGCGAACAGGGGCTGCTGCTCAAGCTCGATCCCGGCAAGCAGCGTTTCGTCGCGGTGCCTACGCCGTCGAAGGGCAGCTTGTTCGGTCTCGCTTCCACACGCAACGCGATGATCGTCTACGGGCTGCTCGGCAACGCGTATCGCTCCACTGACAGCGGCGCGACGTGGGACAAAATCACGCTGCCGACCGGCGCGAGCATTCTGGCTTCGGCTGAACTGCCCGACGGTCACCTGATTCTCGCGACCCAGGCGGGCGAGCTGCTCGAGAGCGTCGACCAGGGGGCAACGTTTCATGCACTCGGCGCGAGCCAGCCGGGCGGCATCTTCGCCATGGCGCTGCGTGGCGACACAGCGGTGCTGGCCGGCGCGGCCGGCCTGTCACGGATCGCATTGTCGAAGTCGCACTAA
- a CDS encoding SDR family oxidoreductase — protein MKLFSLDRQIALVTGASRGLGFAMACALASAGATVILCARSRASLETAAASIRKTGGDVDIEPFDLTDPNAIRNGVRNVLARHGRIDVLLNNAGMCEWSDFLESNLDMWQRTMNTNVTAAYLLAQQVARPMVERGHGRIINVGSYVSVLGREKLQAYVASKHAVAGLTKSLGAELGRHGIRCNGICPGYFLTDMAEPVTSNPQMKEIVRSHISVGRWGNPEELGGVAVFLASEASSYMNGQMLMVDGGVSEILSFSMSVV, from the coding sequence ATGAAACTATTTTCACTGGACAGACAGATTGCGCTCGTCACCGGCGCGTCGCGCGGTCTCGGATTTGCGATGGCGTGCGCGTTGGCGTCAGCCGGTGCAACCGTCATCCTCTGCGCGCGTTCGCGCGCAAGCCTCGAAACCGCCGCGGCATCGATTCGCAAAACAGGCGGCGACGTCGATATCGAACCGTTCGACCTCACCGATCCGAACGCAATCCGAAACGGCGTTCGCAACGTGCTGGCGCGCCACGGACGCATCGACGTACTGCTCAACAACGCGGGCATGTGCGAGTGGAGCGATTTTCTCGAGTCGAACCTGGACATGTGGCAACGAACCATGAATACCAACGTCACGGCCGCCTACCTGCTCGCGCAGCAAGTGGCTCGTCCCATGGTCGAACGCGGACACGGACGCATCATCAATGTCGGGTCTTATGTGTCCGTGCTCGGCCGCGAGAAGCTTCAGGCGTATGTGGCCAGCAAGCACGCCGTTGCGGGACTCACGAAATCGCTCGGCGCGGAGCTGGGCCGCCACGGCATTCGTTGCAACGGCATCTGCCCCGGCTACTTTCTCACCGATATGGCCGAGCCCGTCACGTCGAATCCACAAATGAAGGAGATCGTGCGCTCGCATATTTCGGTTGGCCGCTGGGGAAACCCCGAAGAACTCGGTGGCGTCGCCGTGTTTCTCGCCTCGGAGGCTAGCTCCTACATGAACGGGCAAATGCTGATGGTCGACGGCGGGGTCTCGGAGATCCTGAGCTTCTCGATGTCCGTCGTGTAG
- a CDS encoding DUF1329 domain-containing protein, with product MKRFPKLLKALAILAAVWASPYTLAIESGITPFGAEIAGNKDGTIPAYTGGIKDFPSGFKADSGKWADPFAGEKPVLQITAQNYQQYADKLSAASIELFKRYPTYRMDIYPTHRSVSYPDWYLQNSEKNAETAKLEKNGLYIDGAFGGKPFPVPKNGQEALWDWEIRYVGAAQKNNVKTWLVDSSGTPILAAQFKSSLQFPYFQPKYEAEFRKKGPLAIWYQVYNDYASPARLIGDTTLFWYFTDSADHDQQSWEYNPGQRRVRVAPDLAYDTPNPGYSGAITMDDIQLFYGKIDRWNAKLVGKKEMYIPYNDYKQQYDTPASKILTPHFVNPDYVRWELHRVWVVELTLKPGARHIYSKKTLYFDEDGGGGMMDAYDQSGKLYRAGFETTVPAYDYKVPYSLGNWFYDFNSGIYIFGSHPADSPGIFFNVSFPNDYFTPERMQSAGVR from the coding sequence TGAAAAGATTCCCAAAGCTTCTTAAGGCGCTGGCGATACTCGCCGCGGTTTGGGCCTCACCGTATACGCTGGCGATCGAGAGCGGGATCACGCCGTTCGGAGCGGAAATTGCCGGCAACAAGGACGGCACGATTCCGGCATACACGGGGGGCATCAAGGACTTTCCGAGCGGGTTCAAGGCCGACTCCGGAAAGTGGGCGGATCCGTTTGCTGGTGAAAAGCCCGTTCTGCAAATCACGGCTCAGAACTATCAGCAATACGCCGACAAGCTGAGCGCCGCGTCGATCGAGTTGTTCAAGCGCTATCCGACTTACCGGATGGACATTTACCCGACGCACCGCTCGGTCTCATATCCGGACTGGTACCTTCAGAACTCGGAAAAGAACGCGGAAACTGCCAAGCTCGAAAAAAACGGCCTTTATATCGATGGGGCGTTCGGCGGCAAGCCGTTTCCGGTGCCGAAAAACGGTCAGGAGGCGCTGTGGGACTGGGAAATACGCTACGTCGGAGCGGCGCAGAAAAACAACGTGAAGACGTGGCTCGTCGATTCGAGCGGCACGCCGATTCTTGCTGCGCAGTTCAAGAGTTCGCTGCAGTTTCCGTATTTCCAGCCGAAGTACGAAGCGGAGTTTCGCAAGAAGGGCCCCCTCGCGATCTGGTATCAGGTCTATAACGACTATGCGTCGCCGGCCCGCCTGATTGGCGACACGACGCTCTTCTGGTACTTCACGGATTCGGCCGATCACGATCAGCAATCGTGGGAATACAACCCAGGCCAACGCCGCGTGCGCGTGGCGCCCGATCTCGCCTACGACACGCCGAATCCCGGCTATTCCGGCGCGATCACGATGGACGACATCCAGCTGTTCTACGGCAAGATCGATCGCTGGAACGCGAAGCTGGTCGGCAAGAAGGAAATGTACATTCCGTACAACGACTACAAGCAGCAGTACGACACGCCGGCCAGCAAGATCCTCACGCCGCATTTCGTGAATCCCGATTATGTCCGGTGGGAACTACACCGCGTATGGGTCGTGGAGCTGACGCTCAAGCCGGGCGCGCGTCACATCTACAGCAAGAAGACGCTGTACTTCGACGAGGATGGCGGCGGAGGAATGATGGATGCCTACGACCAGTCCGGCAAGCTCTATCGCGCCGGCTTTGAGACCACGGTTCCCGCGTACGACTACAAGGTGCCGTATTCGCTCGGTAACTGGTTCTACGACTTCAACAGCGGCATTTATATCTTCGGCAGCCATCCGGCGGACTCGCCCGGGATTTTCTTCAACGTGAGCTTCCCGAATGACTACTTCACGCCGGAGCGTATGCAGTCCGCGGGTGTGCGCTAA
- a CDS encoding efflux RND transporter permease subunit, which produces MTGGNNAQFDKMPVVADLAQFDSGSGNALERLIFNRRPWLIVICAIITAVLGFQALRLDVNASFEKMIPLSHPYIKNYLANKADLKGLGNSLRIVVENPSGDIYDPKYLAALRRINDALFLIPGVDRPGVKSIWMPIVRWNVVTERGFAGGPVMPDGFDASAQAIAQLRTNIARANIVGSIVSNDLHSSMIQLPLLDHYADTGKPLDYAKLSHQIDEVIKNEGHGEVHVHVVGFAKLIGDLIDGLKLVAMYFGVAAAIALVVIFLYTRCYRSTLLVVACSLIAVVWQLGIIRTLGYVLDPYSVLVPFLVFAIGVSHGAQKMNGITQDIGRGTHRYVAARYTFRRLFLAGLTALLADVVGFAVLMVIDIPVIKDLAFTASVGVGVLVFTNLLLLPVLLSYVGVSPSAARRSVRGEQNDARGTSSAGALWNLLDRFTERRWAVGAIVCAGALTVLGWSISQHLQIGDLDSGAPELRPDSRYNLDNAYTNAHFGLSSDLFVVVGKSSHGTCDANNFPLVLEADRLETALRGVPGVQTTTSVGGLARWVTAGFYEGYPKWYTIDRVPSIVNKTVWQILLDHPDLLSQTCGTAPVIAYLTDHKAATLSRVMDAAEAFVKAHSDADHQFLMVAGSAGIDAVTNVVVAKANRTMLFMVYAAVILLCFITFRSWRAVVVAVVPLGITSVLCEALMVKLGIGVKVATLPVIALGVGIGVDYALYLLSVQLAYQRAGQPLRVAYRHAVQFTGKVVALVGVTLAAGVVTWAFSPIKFQADMGILLTFMFLWNMIGALILIPALSHFLLQGISRKAVAKSAAAGPANVEARNGEVTLR; this is translated from the coding sequence ATGACCGGCGGCAACAATGCCCAATTCGACAAGATGCCCGTGGTGGCAGATCTTGCCCAGTTCGATTCAGGTTCAGGCAACGCGCTAGAACGGTTGATCTTCAACCGCCGTCCCTGGCTCATCGTCATATGCGCGATCATCACGGCGGTGCTGGGATTCCAGGCGCTGCGACTCGATGTGAATGCGAGCTTCGAGAAGATGATTCCGCTCTCGCATCCGTACATCAAGAACTATCTGGCCAACAAGGCGGACCTCAAAGGGCTCGGCAATTCGCTGCGGATCGTCGTCGAGAATCCCTCGGGCGATATCTACGATCCAAAGTATCTCGCCGCACTGCGGCGCATCAACGATGCGTTGTTCCTGATTCCGGGCGTCGATCGCCCTGGCGTGAAGTCGATCTGGATGCCGATTGTCCGCTGGAATGTGGTCACCGAGCGCGGCTTTGCGGGCGGCCCGGTGATGCCGGACGGCTTCGACGCGTCCGCGCAGGCGATCGCACAGCTGCGCACGAACATCGCGCGCGCAAACATCGTGGGCAGCATCGTATCGAATGATCTGCATTCGAGCATGATCCAGTTGCCGCTGCTCGATCATTATGCCGATACCGGCAAACCGCTCGACTACGCAAAGCTTTCACACCAGATCGACGAGGTCATCAAGAACGAGGGGCACGGCGAGGTGCACGTGCACGTGGTGGGCTTCGCGAAGCTGATCGGCGATCTGATCGACGGTCTCAAGCTGGTGGCGATGTACTTCGGCGTGGCCGCGGCGATCGCCCTCGTCGTGATCTTCCTCTACACGCGCTGCTATCGCAGCACGCTGCTGGTAGTGGCTTGTTCGCTGATTGCGGTGGTCTGGCAGCTTGGCATCATTCGCACGCTCGGCTACGTGCTCGACCCGTATTCGGTGCTGGTGCCGTTCCTCGTTTTCGCCATCGGCGTCTCGCATGGCGCACAGAAGATGAATGGGATCACGCAGGACATCGGGCGCGGCACGCATCGCTATGTAGCGGCACGCTATACGTTCCGGCGGCTCTTTCTCGCCGGTCTCACGGCGCTGCTTGCGGACGTGGTTGGTTTCGCCGTGCTGATGGTCATCGACATTCCGGTGATCAAGGATCTGGCCTTTACGGCGAGCGTCGGCGTTGGCGTGCTGGTCTTCACGAATCTGCTGCTGCTGCCGGTACTGCTCTCGTATGTCGGCGTGAGTCCCTCGGCTGCACGGCGTAGCGTACGCGGCGAGCAGAACGACGCGCGCGGCACCTCGTCGGCGGGCGCGCTGTGGAATCTGCTCGACCGCTTCACTGAACGCCGCTGGGCCGTGGGTGCGATCGTTTGCGCGGGGGCACTCACGGTGCTCGGATGGTCGATCAGCCAGCATCTGCAGATTGGCGACCTCGATTCGGGCGCGCCGGAACTCAGGCCGGACTCGCGCTACAACCTCGACAACGCTTACACCAATGCGCATTTCGGTCTGTCGAGCGACCTGTTCGTCGTGGTCGGCAAATCGTCGCACGGCACGTGCGATGCGAACAACTTCCCACTCGTGCTCGAAGCCGACCGGCTAGAAACCGCACTGCGTGGCGTGCCGGGCGTGCAGACGACGACCTCGGTCGGCGGCCTCGCGCGCTGGGTAACGGCGGGCTTTTACGAGGGCTACCCGAAGTGGTACACGATCGACCGCGTGCCTTCGATCGTCAACAAGACGGTGTGGCAGATCCTGCTCGATCATCCTGATCTGCTGAGCCAAACTTGCGGCACGGCGCCCGTCATTGCGTATCTGACCGATCACAAAGCCGCGACGCTCTCGCGTGTGATGGACGCTGCGGAAGCATTCGTGAAAGCCCACAGCGACGCCGATCACCAGTTTCTGATGGTTGCCGGCTCGGCGGGCATCGATGCGGTGACGAACGTGGTCGTCGCGAAAGCGAACCGCACGATGCTGTTCATGGTGTATGCGGCGGTGATCTTGCTGTGCTTCATCACGTTCCGCAGCTGGCGCGCGGTCGTGGTGGCCGTCGTGCCGCTTGGGATCACTTCGGTGCTGTGCGAGGCGCTGATGGTCAAGCTCGGCATTGGCGTGAAGGTAGCGACGCTGCCCGTGATTGCATTGGGTGTGGGCATTGGCGTCGACTATGCGCTCTATCTGCTGAGCGTGCAGCTCGCGTATCAGCGTGCCGGGCAACCGCTGCGCGTAGCTTATCGTCATGCGGTGCAGTTCACGGGCAAGGTCGTGGCGCTGGTCGGCGTAACGCTGGCTGCCGGCGTCGTGACATGGGCGTTCTCTCCGATCAAGTTCCAGGCCGACATGGGCATCTTGCTCACGTTCATGTTCCTGTGGAACATGATCGGCGCGCTGATCCTCATTCCGGCGCTGTCGCATTTCCTGTTGCAAGGCATCTCGCGTAAGGCGGTGGCGAAGAGCGCCGCGGCCGGTCCCGCGAACGTCGAAGCCCGTAACGGCGAAGTGACGCTGCGGTAG
- a CDS encoding zinc-dependent alcohol dehydrogenase family protein: MKLYRCERFEGIAGLALCEEPDPAPPGVHQVLVQVNASSLNFRELLLMKGAFRDWMAPNFIPASDGAGVVLAVGPGVRRFRPGDRVMANFAEDWHGGARPQHADTLGRGAIVEGMLRDKIVLSEQELVAVPPHLSDEEAATLPCAAVTAWNALCQHAALLPGQTVLVQGSGGVSIFALQLARLFGARVIATSSSETKLKRLTELGADATINYRDTPNWDDAVLSLTDGRGVDLVVEVGGAQTFSKSVAATRDGGRISVVGLLTGAPSAGEGFFMRGLSIAPIRVGSRQDFEAMNRAIALHKLRPVIDSVHDFAYVADALRHLESQQHFGKIVVRHQSSAFA, translated from the coding sequence ATGAAGCTCTATCGATGCGAGCGTTTCGAAGGCATTGCGGGCCTGGCGTTATGCGAGGAACCCGATCCGGCGCCGCCCGGCGTTCATCAGGTACTGGTGCAGGTCAATGCCAGTTCGCTGAATTTCCGGGAGTTGCTGCTGATGAAGGGTGCGTTTCGCGACTGGATGGCACCCAACTTCATTCCGGCCTCGGACGGCGCGGGCGTCGTGCTTGCCGTCGGTCCAGGCGTACGGCGCTTCAGGCCCGGCGACCGGGTGATGGCCAATTTCGCGGAGGACTGGCACGGCGGCGCGCGTCCGCAACACGCGGATACCCTGGGCCGCGGCGCGATTGTCGAAGGTATGCTCCGCGACAAAATCGTACTGAGCGAGCAGGAGCTGGTTGCAGTTCCGCCTCATCTTTCCGACGAGGAAGCCGCAACGCTGCCTTGCGCCGCCGTCACCGCATGGAATGCACTGTGTCAGCATGCGGCCTTGCTGCCGGGTCAAACCGTCCTCGTGCAAGGCTCCGGCGGCGTATCGATCTTCGCTCTACAGCTGGCACGCCTTTTCGGCGCGCGCGTGATCGCCACGTCGTCGAGCGAAACCAAGCTCAAACGCCTGACCGAGCTCGGTGCCGACGCCACGATCAACTACCGCGACACGCCGAATTGGGATGACGCCGTGCTGAGCCTCACCGATGGCCGTGGAGTCGATCTGGTCGTCGAGGTGGGCGGCGCGCAAACATTCAGCAAGTCGGTTGCCGCCACGCGGGACGGCGGACGCATCAGCGTCGTGGGGCTGCTGACCGGCGCCCCTTCTGCCGGCGAAGGGTTCTTCATGCGCGGACTATCGATCGCGCCGATCCGCGTCGGCTCCCGTCAGGATTTCGAAGCGATGAACCGTGCGATCGCATTGCACAAACTCAGGCCCGTCATCGACTCCGTTCATGACTTTGCGTATGTAGCGGACGCGCTTCGGCACCTCGAAAGCCAGCAGCATTTCGGCAAGATCGTCGTTCGCCACCAGTCATCAGCCTTCGCATGA
- a CDS encoding aromatic ring-hydroxylating oxygenase subunit alpha, which produces MGNRGPDSGEHTVRLDFVPKDSYLSKQFLERENARLWPHVWQVACRLEEIPNVGDYVTFDVAGESIIVVRTAADQINAFFNVCQHRGRRLTNGCGKAAKFHCAYHGWQWNLDGSLARVLDRDDWAGCPEMTDGDLRLTDVLVDTWGGFVFINMDPNAEPLAKFLDPVPEITNCFEFEKMRYRWYKSIRLPCNWKVALEAFNEGYHVAATHPQLLDVAGDDVTRSFAYGRHGMFGYATATRMIGAPSPRTGKPMPEDVRQGLVNFFRVMEETLKAINTARDYEAAKRLMTEMSPSGNQFEVLAKAMDFQREAAIAEGAGWPEISFEQLGRAGADWHVFPNLIFLPYPDGALFYRARPDGDNPDSCIYDIWSLQRFAPGAEPPLKREFYYGVDDWKENAHENFGLILWQDFQNMTNVQQGMKSRGFKGSRTNPLQETSVSNFHRALRDFIAREE; this is translated from the coding sequence ATGGGTAACAGAGGTCCCGATTCGGGTGAACACACTGTCCGCCTCGATTTTGTCCCGAAGGACAGTTACCTGTCGAAGCAATTTCTCGAGCGGGAGAACGCGCGCCTTTGGCCGCACGTGTGGCAGGTTGCCTGCCGGCTCGAAGAGATTCCCAACGTCGGCGACTACGTTACCTTCGACGTGGCTGGCGAGTCGATCATCGTGGTGCGAACGGCGGCCGATCAGATCAACGCTTTTTTCAATGTCTGCCAGCATCGTGGCCGTCGCTTGACCAACGGCTGCGGCAAGGCCGCGAAATTTCACTGCGCCTATCACGGCTGGCAGTGGAATCTGGATGGCAGCTTGGCGCGCGTGCTCGATCGCGACGACTGGGCCGGCTGCCCGGAAATGACCGACGGTGATCTTCGTCTGACCGATGTTCTGGTGGACACGTGGGGCGGTTTCGTTTTCATCAACATGGATCCGAACGCCGAGCCGCTTGCTAAATTTCTCGATCCGGTGCCGGAAATCACGAACTGCTTCGAGTTCGAAAAGATGCGCTACCGCTGGTACAAGTCGATTCGTCTGCCGTGCAACTGGAAGGTCGCGCTCGAGGCGTTCAACGAGGGTTATCACGTAGCGGCAACCCATCCTCAGCTGCTGGACGTCGCAGGCGACGACGTCACGCGAAGCTTCGCCTACGGTCGCCACGGCATGTTCGGCTATGCGACGGCCACCCGGATGATCGGCGCGCCTTCGCCGAGAACCGGCAAGCCGATGCCAGAGGACGTACGCCAGGGTCTCGTCAATTTTTTCCGTGTGATGGAAGAAACGCTGAAGGCGATCAATACCGCGCGCGACTACGAAGCGGCGAAACGGCTGATGACCGAGATGTCCCCGTCGGGTAACCAGTTCGAAGTCCTTGCAAAGGCGATGGATTTTCAGCGTGAAGCGGCCATCGCCGAGGGCGCAGGGTGGCCCGAGATCTCTTTCGAGCAACTGGGTCGCGCGGGAGCGGACTGGCACGTCTTCCCCAACCTCATATTTCTGCCGTATCCAGATGGCGCGCTGTTTTACCGCGCACGGCCGGACGGCGATAACCCCGATTCCTGCATCTATGACATCTGGTCCTTGCAGCGCTTCGCGCCGGGCGCGGAGCCGCCGCTAAAGCGCGAATTCTATTACGGCGTGGATGACTGGAAGGAGAACGCGCACGAGAACTTCGGCCTGATCCTGTGGCAGGACTTCCAGAACATGACCAACGTGCAGCAGGGCATGAAGTCGCGCGGCTTCAAGGGCTCGCGCACGAATCCGCTGCAGGAAACGTCGGTATCGAACTTCCATCGCGCGCTGCGCGATTTCATCGCGCGGGAGGAGTGA
- a CDS encoding electron transfer flavoprotein subunit alpha/FixB family protein, protein MTILVIAEHDNASLKRATLNAVTAAGAAGGEVHVLVAGHGASAVAEQAARVAGVAEVLVADAPEYEHGLPENLAALVVSLAPAYTHVIAASTAVGKNFMPRVAALLDSAQISDVVAFKTPDVFVRPIYAGNALATVQSCDPIKVVTIRPTAFDAAPAGSATAPSRAVASAPAFDKTRFVGQELTKSSRPELAAANIVVSGGRGMQNGDNFRLLDALADKLGAAVGASRAAVDAGFVPNDYQVGQTGKIVAPQLYIAVGISGAIQHLAGMKDSKVIVAINKDAEAPIFQVADYGLTADLFEAVPALTAALD, encoded by the coding sequence ATGACTATTCTCGTTATCGCCGAACACGACAACGCAAGCCTCAAGCGCGCCACGCTCAACGCCGTCACCGCGGCGGGCGCAGCGGGTGGCGAGGTTCATGTGCTGGTGGCAGGCCACGGCGCGTCGGCCGTCGCGGAGCAAGCGGCGCGCGTCGCCGGGGTCGCCGAGGTACTCGTCGCGGATGCACCCGAATACGAGCACGGTTTGCCGGAAAATCTCGCGGCACTAGTCGTGTCGCTGGCCCCCGCTTACACACATGTGATCGCAGCGTCCACGGCCGTGGGTAAAAACTTCATGCCCCGTGTGGCCGCGCTGCTCGACAGCGCGCAGATTTCCGATGTGGTTGCCTTCAAGACACCCGATGTTTTCGTGCGCCCGATTTACGCCGGCAATGCACTCGCAACGGTGCAATCCTGCGACCCGATCAAGGTCGTCACGATTCGTCCGACCGCGTTCGATGCGGCACCTGCCGGCTCGGCCACCGCGCCATCACGCGCTGTTGCGTCGGCACCGGCTTTCGATAAGACCCGTTTTGTCGGGCAGGAACTCACGAAGTCGAGCCGGCCAGAGCTTGCCGCGGCGAACATCGTGGTGTCGGGCGGCCGCGGCATGCAGAACGGCGACAACTTCAGGCTGCTCGATGCGCTTGCGGACAAGCTGGGCGCGGCGGTCGGAGCGTCGCGCGCGGCGGTCGACGCGGGCTTTGTGCCGAACGACTATCAGGTCGGTCAGACCGGCAAGATCGTCGCGCCTCAGTTGTATATCGCCGTGGGCATATCGGGCGCCATTCAGCATCTCGCCGGCATGAAGGACTCGAAAGTCATCGTCGCGATCAACAAGGACGCCGAGGCGCCGATCTTTCAGGTCGCCGACTACGGTCTCACCGCCGATCTCTTCGAAGCGGTCCCGGCGTTGACCGCTGCGCTCGATTGA
- a CDS encoding electron transfer flavoprotein subunit beta/FixA family protein, with product MKILVAVKRVIDYNVKPRVKSDGSGVDLANVKMAMNPFDEIAVEEAVRLKEAGVASEVVVVSAGTAQSQEVLRTALAMGADRAVLVESDVDLQPLAVAKLLAAVAARETPQLVLLGKQAIDNDAGQTGQKLAALLGWPQATFAFKTEVDGQQLLVTREIDGGLERIALDLPAVVTTDLRLNSPRYVTLPNIMKAKKKPLETLSPEALGVDVAPRLKVLEVTEPPARKGGVMVPDVAALIEKLRNEAKVI from the coding sequence TTGAAGATATTGGTCGCGGTGAAGCGCGTGATCGACTACAACGTGAAACCTCGGGTGAAGTCAGACGGCTCGGGCGTCGATCTGGCCAACGTGAAAATGGCCATGAACCCGTTCGACGAGATCGCGGTGGAGGAGGCGGTGCGCCTGAAGGAAGCGGGCGTGGCGAGCGAAGTCGTCGTGGTATCGGCGGGGACCGCGCAATCCCAGGAGGTGCTGCGTACCGCGCTCGCCATGGGGGCGGATCGCGCCGTGCTAGTGGAGAGCGATGTGGATCTGCAGCCGCTCGCAGTCGCCAAGCTGCTGGCCGCCGTGGCCGCGCGGGAAACCCCGCAACTGGTGTTGCTCGGCAAGCAGGCCATCGACAACGACGCTGGCCAGACCGGGCAGAAGCTCGCCGCATTGCTCGGATGGCCGCAAGCGACATTCGCGTTCAAGACGGAAGTGGACGGACAACAACTACTCGTCACCCGTGAGATCGATGGCGGGCTCGAACGCATCGCGCTTGATCTGCCGGCGGTGGTCACGACGGATTTGCGTCTGAACAGTCCGCGCTATGTGACGCTGCCCAACATCATGAAAGCCAAGAAGAAACCTCTGGAGACGCTAAGCCCCGAGGCGCTGGGCGTTGACGTCGCGCCTCGACTGAAAGTTCTCGAAGTGACCGAGCCGCCGGCGCGCAAGGGCGGCGTGATGGTTCCGGATGTGGCAGCGCTGATTGAAAAGCTTCGAAACGAAGCGAAGGTGATCTGA